A region of Prochlorococcus marinus subsp. pastoris str. CCMP1986 DNA encodes the following proteins:
- a CDS encoding PHP domain-containing protein, translated as MDKQDLIKITANINKESCPGLVNFHCHTKFSDGSFDPEQLLDQAFINKIKFISITDHHTVKAHDFIEQNNILEKYPTDSFKLISGIEINCLLLGCLVHVIGLGINIKSTNLTPYIQGESPIGNDLHINSVTKAIRLSGGLSFLAHPARYRIPFYKLIPEANKQGVDGIEVWYDYDLRERWQPSNFVCSEINKITESLNMLKTCGTDSHGYSLLGR; from the coding sequence ATGGATAAGCAAGATTTAATAAAAATAACAGCAAATATAAATAAAGAAAGCTGTCCAGGCTTAGTTAATTTTCATTGTCATACGAAATTTAGTGATGGGAGCTTTGATCCAGAACAATTATTAGATCAAGCCTTTATTAATAAAATAAAATTTATATCCATAACAGATCATCACACTGTTAAAGCACATGATTTTATTGAACAAAATAATATACTTGAAAAATATCCAACTGATTCTTTTAAACTAATTTCAGGAATTGAAATAAATTGTTTACTTCTTGGATGCTTAGTTCACGTTATTGGATTAGGAATTAATATAAAAAGTACAAATCTAACACCTTATATTCAAGGTGAGTCCCCAATTGGGAATGATTTACACATCAATTCGGTAACAAAAGCAATCAGATTATCAGGAGGGTTATCTTTTCTTGCACATCCAGCGAGGTACAGAATTCCCTTTTATAAACTTATCCCTGAAGCTAATAAGCAGGGAGTTGATGGGATTGAGGTTTGGTACGATTATGATTTAAGAGAAAGATGGCAACCAAGTAATTTTGTATGTTCAGAGATAAATAAAATAACAGAAAGCCTTAATATGCTTAAAACCTGCGGAACAGATAGTCATGGATATTCATTATTGGGCAGATAA
- the hemJ gene encoding protoporphyrinogen oxidase HemJ, translated as MSSEAYLWFKSLHIIGVIVWFSGLFYLVRLFIYHEESRTMQDDLKIAFNDQYSLMEKRLANIITTPGMILALSMAICLVIMQPGWLSEKWLQIKISFVLGLVIYHVYCYKIMNSLQNGTSKISAKNLRLLNELPTLLLFVIVLLVIFKNNFPTSIATWSVFGLIIFMLLSIQLYAKIRKKNEESLKNG; from the coding sequence TTGTCATCAGAAGCATATTTATGGTTTAAGTCTCTTCACATCATTGGTGTAATTGTATGGTTTTCTGGCCTTTTTTATTTAGTTAGGCTTTTTATATATCATGAAGAGTCAAGAACCATGCAAGATGATTTGAAGATTGCGTTTAATGATCAATATTCCTTGATGGAAAAAAGGCTTGCAAATATTATTACTACTCCAGGAATGATACTGGCTTTAAGTATGGCTATCTGTTTAGTAATTATGCAACCTGGATGGCTCAGCGAAAAATGGCTTCAGATAAAAATTTCTTTTGTTTTGGGCTTAGTCATATATCATGTTTACTGTTATAAAATAATGAACTCTTTACAGAATGGTACTTCAAAAATATCTGCAAAAAACCTTAGATTACTAAATGAACTTCCTACATTATTGTTATTTGTAATTGTCCTATTAGTTATTTTTAAAAATAATTTCCCCACCAGTATTGCGACATGGAGTGTATTTGGACTAATAATATTTATGCTTTTATCTATTCAGTTATATGCAAAGATCAGAAAAAAAAATGAAGAATCTCTAAAGAATGGATAA
- the uvrC gene encoding excinuclease ABC subunit UvrC: MINPSTKVSTKVLDKKYNFKIEYKLIKNKDLLKSRLSEIPKSSGCYLFKDIDNNLLYIGKSKTLRNRVSSYFNNYAELSPRLSLMVRQITEIEIIVTDSEYEALNLESNLIKTNKPYFNILLKDDKKYPYLCITWSEQYPRIFITRKRRNRNNFDRYYGPYVDVGLLRKTLFIIKKIFPLRQRPRPVYKDRTCLNYSIGRCPGVCQEIISSEDYKKTMKQVSMIFQGRNDDLEVFLERKMNQYSNDLEFENAAKIRDQISGLKLLTESQKISIPDSSINRDIFGIVSENNISSIQIFQMRSGKLIGRIGYTQKIDNSDETEILQRVLEEHYINVEGVEIPSEILLQFNLPKHNTIEEWLSELRQKKVKLIIPKRNKKFETVEMVLKNAKLELERILNGIQDNESSIEDLTQILELTNQPRRIEGYDISHIQGTDPVASQVVFIDGIPSKQNYRKYKIKDPNIFIGHSDDFASIYEVIYRRFKKWSKFKIDGGDISSLQDKKKSTLENDLLTDWPDLIMIDGGKGQLNAALKALTQLDLHEEVNICSLAKKNEEIFIPGFSKSLDTDQNQKGLLLLRRVRDEAHRFALSFHRNKRSARMNRSQLSQIPGLGPSRIKDLLEHFNSIDAIRIASREELSKVKGLGMHSANDIYNYFNEL; encoded by the coding sequence ATGATTAATCCTTCAACAAAAGTTTCTACTAAAGTATTGGATAAAAAATATAATTTTAAAATTGAATATAAACTTATTAAAAATAAGGACTTATTAAAATCAAGATTATCTGAAATACCAAAGTCATCTGGTTGTTATCTTTTTAAAGATATTGATAATAATTTACTTTATATAGGCAAATCTAAAACACTAAGAAATAGGGTCAGTAGTTACTTTAATAATTATGCTGAACTGTCACCCAGATTAAGTCTAATGGTTAGACAAATAACTGAAATAGAAATTATAGTTACAGATAGCGAGTATGAAGCTTTAAATTTAGAATCAAATTTAATTAAAACTAATAAACCTTATTTTAATATTCTATTAAAAGATGATAAAAAATATCCATATCTTTGCATTACATGGAGCGAACAATATCCAAGAATTTTTATAACAAGAAAAAGGAGAAATAGAAATAATTTTGATAGATATTATGGACCTTATGTTGATGTTGGATTATTAAGAAAAACATTATTCATAATAAAAAAAATATTTCCGTTAAGACAAAGACCTCGTCCTGTTTATAAAGATAGAACTTGCTTAAATTATTCAATTGGGAGATGTCCAGGTGTTTGTCAAGAAATAATATCCTCAGAAGATTATAAAAAAACTATGAAGCAAGTATCTATGATTTTCCAAGGAAGGAACGATGATCTAGAGGTTTTTCTAGAACGAAAAATGAATCAATATTCCAATGATTTAGAATTTGAAAATGCTGCTAAAATAAGAGATCAAATTTCAGGTTTAAAATTATTAACTGAATCTCAAAAAATATCGATACCAGACTCATCAATTAATAGAGATATTTTTGGCATTGTTTCTGAAAATAACATCTCTAGTATTCAAATTTTTCAAATGAGGTCTGGTAAATTAATAGGAAGAATTGGATATACTCAAAAAATTGATAATAGTGATGAGACAGAGATACTACAAAGAGTATTAGAAGAGCACTACATTAATGTTGAAGGAGTTGAAATACCATCAGAAATTTTATTGCAATTTAATCTTCCAAAACATAATACAATTGAAGAATGGTTAAGTGAATTAAGGCAGAAAAAGGTTAAGTTAATTATCCCAAAAAGAAATAAAAAGTTTGAAACTGTTGAAATGGTTTTAAAAAATGCAAAATTAGAATTAGAGAGGATATTAAATGGAATTCAAGATAATGAATCTTCAATAGAAGACTTGACTCAAATACTTGAATTAACTAACCAGCCTAGAAGAATTGAAGGATATGATATTAGTCATATACAAGGAACAGATCCTGTAGCATCACAAGTAGTCTTTATAGATGGTATTCCATCCAAACAAAATTATAGAAAATATAAGATTAAAGATCCGAATATATTTATTGGGCATAGTGATGATTTTGCCTCAATTTATGAGGTTATATACAGAAGATTTAAAAAATGGTCAAAATTTAAAATTGATGGTGGAGACATTAGTTCCTTACAAGATAAGAAAAAAAGTACATTAGAAAATGATCTTCTAACGGATTGGCCAGATTTGATTATGATAGATGGCGGAAAAGGACAATTAAATGCAGCATTGAAGGCATTAACACAATTAGATTTACATGAAGAAGTTAATATATGTTCTTTAGCCAAAAAAAATGAAGAGATATTCATACCAGGTTTTTCAAAATCTCTTGATACTGATCAAAATCAAAAAGGACTTCTATTACTTCGAAGAGTAAGAGATGAAGCACATAGATTTGCATTATCATTTCATAGAAATAAAAGATCTGCTCGAATGAATAGATCTCAATTATCCCAAATACCAGGTTTAGGACCTTCACGTATTAAAGATTTGCTTGAGCATTTCAATTCAATTGATGCAATTAGAATTGCAAGCAGAGAAGAACTTTCAAAAGTTAAAGGTCTTGGTATGCATTCAGCAAATGATATTTATAATTACTTTAATGAGTTATAA
- a CDS encoding flavin reductase family protein, with protein sequence MTLNLEAKKILLRKIPHGLFICGVKDDETNEVNGFTASWVTQGSFTPPLVVMAVRAEGSSHEIIKNTGTFSLNVLKSDQKDLAAVFFKPQKALGGRFESVEFNLGEFGLPILVDSVGGVECKVVGNVMYGDHTVFVGEVLSAYLNNDVDSLNLNSTGWNYGG encoded by the coding sequence ATGACATTAAATCTTGAAGCAAAAAAAATCTTATTAAGAAAAATTCCACATGGATTGTTTATTTGCGGAGTGAAAGATGATGAGACTAATGAAGTAAATGGCTTTACTGCTAGCTGGGTTACACAAGGTTCCTTTACCCCTCCCCTAGTTGTTATGGCAGTAAGAGCTGAAGGATCCAGTCATGAAATAATTAAAAATACTGGAACGTTTTCTTTAAATGTTCTGAAAAGTGATCAAAAGGATTTAGCAGCCGTCTTTTTTAAACCACAAAAAGCCCTTGGAGGAAGATTTGAATCTGTCGAATTTAATTTGGGAGAATTTGGATTACCAATATTAGTTGATAGTGTTGGTGGTGTCGAATGTAAGGTTGTAGGAAATGTTATGTATGGTGATCATACAGTTTTTGTTGGTGAAGTTTTATCTGCTTATTTAAATAATGATGTTGATTCGTTAAATTTAAATTCTACGGGATGGAACTACGGAGGTTAG
- the coaD gene encoding pantetheine-phosphate adenylyltransferase — MKILYPGTFDPLTNGHLDLIQRAEKLFGNVVVAVLENTSKKPTFNLNKRLVQIKNAVSHLSNISVISYEGLTVDCAKEVNANLILRGLRAMSDFEYELQIAHTNKSLNTEIETIFLSTNTNYSFLSSSLVKEVAKFGGEIDHMVPDSVERDLKNYFKKD; from the coding sequence ATGAAAATACTTTACCCAGGTACATTTGATCCTTTAACAAATGGACATCTAGATTTAATACAAAGAGCTGAAAAATTATTTGGAAATGTAGTTGTTGCTGTTCTAGAAAATACTAGTAAAAAACCAACCTTTAATCTTAATAAAAGATTAGTACAAATAAAAAATGCTGTATCTCATCTATCAAATATCAGTGTTATTTCCTATGAGGGTCTCACAGTCGATTGTGCAAAAGAAGTTAACGCAAATTTAATATTAAGAGGGCTAAGAGCTATGAGTGATTTTGAATATGAACTTCAAATAGCACATACAAATAAATCTCTTAATACTGAAATAGAAACCATTTTTCTTTCTACTAATACAAACTATAGTTTTTTAAGTAGTTCCTTGGTTAAAGAGGTTGCTAAATTTGGAGGTGAAATAGATCACATGGTACCTGATTCCGTAGAAAGAGATCTAAAGAATTATTTTAAAAAAGATTAA
- a CDS encoding D-alanyl-D-alanine carboxypeptidase encodes MKVFRKFYFYIILIFGLLSFPLLIWNLLNTQKSKLLNNIYFNSPAIIRNNKKCIKYDELLFKSLDKTFSVSIINENGVLISSYNDDMLRIPASNLKLFSTAYVLNKFKPSRSFQTSIFRKGNDKYYLLGQGDPDLNYSDIYKLLSNITYSNKINLNILEIDSKYYWPKGWTNIDKQYDYGAPITTLALNSNESKYENIEYLKKTIENYIFKKFPYASINIDIVDNSEKYYLNSYIELDTITSNPLLSLITLANSESHNFTAESLFKNASNSWNENEYITLKYWLKNRGLKVDNLTFSDASGLSRNNRVTTKLISEFLNKMKYAKNFSTFKSSLSIVGVRGTLAKRFINSELQGKFFGKTGTLSNVFALSGYLYKDEKPIVISIIQNSENIDRDKTFTLLKNIYKLEECV; translated from the coding sequence TTGAAAGTTTTTAGAAAATTTTATTTTTATATAATTTTAATTTTTGGCTTATTAAGTTTTCCCCTTTTAATATGGAATTTATTAAATACTCAAAAAAGTAAATTATTAAATAACATATATTTTAATTCTCCAGCAATAATTAGGAATAACAAAAAGTGTATAAAGTATGATGAATTATTATTTAAATCGCTTGATAAGACTTTTAGCGTATCCATTATTAATGAGAATGGTGTTCTTATAAGTTCATATAATGATGATATGTTAAGAATACCAGCTTCAAATTTAAAGTTATTTAGCACAGCATATGTATTAAATAAATTCAAACCCTCAAGAAGTTTTCAAACGTCAATATTTAGAAAGGGTAATGATAAATATTATTTATTAGGTCAAGGAGATCCAGATCTTAACTATTCTGATATTTATAAATTACTATCTAATATCACTTACAGTAATAAAATCAATTTAAATATCTTAGAAATAGATTCTAAATATTATTGGCCAAAAGGTTGGACAAATATTGATAAGCAATACGATTACGGAGCTCCTATTACAACCTTGGCATTAAATAGCAATGAGAGTAAATATGAAAATATTGAATACTTAAAAAAGACTATAGAAAATTATATTTTTAAAAAATTCCCATATGCATCAATAAATATAGACATTGTAGATAATTCTGAAAAATATTATTTGAATTCATATATTGAATTGGATACAATTACTTCTAATCCACTATTGTCGTTGATAACATTAGCAAATTCCGAAAGTCATAACTTCACGGCAGAATCACTTTTTAAAAATGCATCAAATTCTTGGAATGAGAATGAGTATATTACATTAAAATATTGGTTGAAAAACAGAGGTTTAAAAGTTGATAATTTGACTTTTTCAGATGCAAGTGGTCTTTCTAGAAACAATAGAGTGACAACAAAATTAATATCAGAATTTTTGAATAAGATGAAATATGCAAAAAACTTTAGTACCTTCAAGTCTTCACTATCAATTGTTGGGGTTAGAGGAACTTTAGCTAAGAGATTTATAAACTCAGAATTACAAGGTAAGTTTTTTGGGAAAACAGGTACTCTATCAAATGTATTTGCGTTATCAGGATATCTATATAAGGATGAGAAACCTATAGTTATAAGTATTATCCAAAACTCAGAAAATATAGATAGGGATAAGACATTTACCCTGTTAAAAAACATATATAAATTGGAAGAATGTGTTTAA
- a CDS encoding DUF1995 family protein translates to MNTIYVLPKDLNDALKNLENSIISSLKLSSFRFTVEFNFEGLKFNKIGITIYKILANYYNNKKIKKNVFITYSDPGAVALAQRDYPDIKENIFTFKGFNESIYVDKDESILISILPQPYDFDTFEPMCDNFKGLHYSLNPKFEDANIGIGSVIRERRKNFVKTWYNVYFLQPIDNGALMHSYPNNWLLFKEINKRYLFKKEFEERPDNETIFVNL, encoded by the coding sequence ATGAATACTATTTATGTGTTACCTAAGGATCTTAATGATGCCTTAAAAAATCTTGAAAATTCAATAATCTCTAGTTTAAAACTATCAAGTTTTCGATTTACTGTTGAATTTAATTTCGAGGGATTGAAATTTAATAAAATAGGTATAACTATTTATAAGATTCTTGCAAATTATTATAATAATAAAAAAATAAAAAAAAATGTTTTTATTACTTATTCTGATCCAGGAGCTGTAGCTTTGGCTCAGAGGGATTATCCAGATATTAAAGAAAATATTTTTACATTTAAAGGTTTTAATGAATCCATTTATGTCGATAAAGATGAATCAATCTTGATATCGATACTTCCTCAACCTTACGATTTTGATACATTCGAACCAATGTGTGATAACTTTAAAGGTTTGCATTATTCTTTAAATCCAAAATTTGAAGATGCAAATATTGGGATAGGAAGTGTAATAAGAGAAAGAAGAAAAAACTTTGTAAAAACTTGGTATAACGTTTACTTTCTTCAACCAATTGATAATGGTGCATTAATGCATTCTTATCCAAATAATTGGTTACTTTTTAAAGAAATTAATAAAAGATATTTATTTAAAAAAGAATTTGAAGAGAGACCTGATAATGAAACTATTTTTGTAAATTTATAG
- a CDS encoding cysteine desulfurase family protein, whose amino-acid sequence MDNKYIYLDNASTTPLSKNVLNKINSTYKNYWSNSSSTYKYGIRCATYLEKIRLKIAKILNANTEDIVFTSGSSESTSLVFSNLSDKYKCGRVVISNVEHQATIISANKLKRKGWEIYKWPVNRDGIINISNINEVIKNNTNLVSLIWGQSEVGTLQPVQLVGTKCKEFDILFHIDGTQILNNGIFNWKELNCDLLSLSAHKFGGPKGIGLLLTNSKSRLLLKNNDISLSQEYSIRQGTTPLPLIAGMYQSIKNIKGRIKFNSYNAEFENNKKVLLSKYFINKITNNPNIKITGSSTERLPNHISFLLFNKKLEPIKAYKVINYMSDNNVAISSGSACSSSSGKHSLTLENMGYDSNQLYSNIRVSLGSMNKKSDIDRLFKLIQICIKKF is encoded by the coding sequence ATGGACAATAAGTATATTTATCTTGATAATGCATCTACTACTCCATTATCTAAGAATGTATTAAATAAAATAAATTCTACATACAAAAACTATTGGAGTAATTCATCCTCAACTTATAAATATGGAATTAGATGTGCGACATACTTAGAGAAAATAAGACTTAAAATAGCAAAGATTTTAAATGCAAATACCGAAGATATTGTTTTTACATCAGGCTCTTCAGAATCGACATCATTAGTATTTAGTAATCTTAGTGATAAATATAAGTGTGGAAGAGTTGTTATCTCTAATGTTGAACATCAAGCCACAATAATTTCAGCAAATAAGCTAAAAAGAAAAGGGTGGGAAATCTATAAATGGCCAGTTAATAGAGATGGAATTATAAATATATCAAACATTAATGAAGTAATTAAAAATAACACAAATCTTGTTTCGCTTATTTGGGGTCAGAGTGAAGTAGGCACTTTACAACCTGTCCAATTAGTTGGAACTAAATGCAAGGAATTTGATATTTTATTTCATATCGATGGGACACAGATATTAAATAACGGTATTTTTAATTGGAAAGAACTTAACTGTGATCTATTAAGTTTATCCGCACATAAATTTGGGGGTCCTAAAGGCATAGGATTGCTATTGACGAATTCAAAATCTAGATTGTTATTAAAAAATAATGATATTTCACTTTCTCAAGAATATTCAATAAGACAAGGAACAACTCCTTTGCCATTAATAGCCGGAATGTATCAGTCAATAAAAAATATTAAGGGAAGAATTAAATTCAATTCGTATAATGCCGAGTTCGAAAATAATAAAAAAGTACTGCTTAGTAAATATTTTATAAATAAAATAACTAATAATCCAAATATTAAAATTACAGGTAGTAGTACTGAAAGACTTCCAAATCACATATCATTTCTTTTATTTAATAAGAAATTAGAACCAATAAAAGCTTATAAAGTTATTAATTATATGTCTGATAATAATGTAGCTATAAGTAGTGGTAGTGCATGTTCTAGCTCCTCAGGAAAACATAGTCTTACTCTTGAAAATATGGGATATGATAGTAATCAACTTTATTCAAACATTCGTGTTAGTTTAGGATCTATGAATAAGAAGTCTGATATAGATAGATTATTTAAACTAATTCAAATTTGTATAAAAAAATTCTAA
- the dapF gene encoding diaminopimelate epimerase, with the protein MNNIIFEKYHGNGNDFIIIDSRNSNIYKKFLSDKKIDIKNLCDRQFGIGGDGVIFILEPDRNNYAKMIIYNSDGSEAQMCGNGIRCLVQYLHNFNKGSYSVSEYRIETKAGIKIAQYNNGEITVKMGKPILETKSIPTKIDTKINSIPSCLFKEKNFEQQGYAVGMGNPHLIFFLQDITKISLSLLGPVFEKHELFPEKTNVHFSQIINRDNINVRVWERGAGATLACGTGACAVHVAAYKLGLCNSKTVINLPGGNLIINWSRSEDEILMTGNAKKVFSGTYILK; encoded by the coding sequence ATGAACAATATAATATTTGAAAAATATCATGGTAATGGCAATGATTTTATAATAATTGATTCCAGAAATAGTAATATTTACAAAAAATTTCTATCTGATAAAAAAATCGATATAAAAAATTTATGTGATCGACAATTTGGTATAGGTGGTGATGGCGTAATTTTCATATTGGAACCTGATAGAAATAATTACGCAAAGATGATTATCTATAATTCAGATGGTTCGGAGGCACAAATGTGTGGAAATGGTATCAGGTGTTTAGTTCAATATCTACACAATTTCAATAAAGGTTCTTATAGCGTTTCTGAATATAGGATCGAAACAAAAGCTGGTATAAAAATTGCTCAATATAATAATGGCGAAATTACTGTAAAAATGGGAAAACCAATATTAGAAACTAAATCCATTCCAACAAAAATAGATACAAAAATCAATTCAATTCCTTCATGCCTCTTTAAAGAAAAGAATTTTGAACAACAGGGATATGCCGTGGGGATGGGAAATCCACATTTGATATTTTTTCTTCAAGATATCACTAAAATATCACTTTCACTATTAGGTCCAGTGTTTGAAAAACATGAATTATTTCCTGAAAAAACAAATGTTCATTTTTCCCAAATAATAAATAGAGATAATATTAACGTACGTGTATGGGAAAGAGGAGCAGGAGCAACATTAGCTTGTGGAACAGGAGCTTGTGCTGTACATGTGGCAGCATACAAACTAGGTTTATGTAATTCAAAAACAGTAATAAATCTACCAGGAGGTAATCTTATAATTAATTGGTCTAGATCAGAAGATGAAATTTTGATGACTGGTAATGCAAAAAAAGTTTTTTCTGGAACATATATTCTAAAGTAG
- the leuS gene encoding leucine--tRNA ligase, with translation MITSENTDNRATNLYKPSDIEGKWQKIWEDDNLYNTDEQASNKEKFYALSMFPYPSGNLHMGHVRNYVITDLIARFQRFQGKVVLHPMGWDAFGLPAENAAIERGINPDKWTKQNIAHMKSQLKLLGLSVDWDREFATCDENYYVWTQFLFLELHKAGLVYQKESEVNWDPIDNTVLANEQVDSEGKSWRSGAIVEKKLLTQWFLKITDYAEELLQDLEKLNEWPERVKIMQENWIGKSIGTNINFKIKEFKKEKIQVFTTRPDTLFGVTYLAISVNHPLIKKISDNKILSKLENLKIYLQESKDKDQKKIGIPTNLIAINPINSKEIPILIASYVLDEYGTGAVMGVPAHDERDFEFAKINSIDIKQVIIKEKDKITSQLTNAFTDNGFLINSNNFDGLNNSDAKKHISEHGERNGWAENKIQFRLRDWLISRQRYWGCPIPIIKCTNCGSVPVNKKDIPVRLPNEIKISSNKINSLGSNQSWINTTCPKCGNLASRETDTMDTFMCSSWYFLRYPSSKSLTKPFEKEKINKWLPVDQYVGGVEHAILHLLYARFLTKALRDNNLFDIDEPFKRLLTQGMVQSAAYKNSITGKYISPTDIKDITNPKDPKDNSKLEVLFEKMSKSKYNGIDPESVIKKYGADTARMFILFKAPPEKDLEWGDSDVEGQYRFLCRIWKLFLDYSNNDITHEADKLKKENESSLLKSINIAIKEISNDIKNNQFNTAISELMKFYNSISSNLNYVNKDLRRESLMKFCILLAPFAPHISDEIWHLIGNSKSVHLEKWPVFDEDALKENSFELVIQINGKVRDKINVEINISDDEIKEKTLIRPNVKKWIDNKTIRKIIIVKGRIINIVV, from the coding sequence GTGATTACTTCTGAAAATACAGATAACAGAGCAACTAATTTATATAAACCATCTGATATAGAGGGTAAATGGCAGAAAATCTGGGAAGACGACAACTTATATAATACAGATGAGCAAGCAAGTAATAAAGAAAAATTTTATGCCTTATCCATGTTTCCCTACCCTTCAGGAAACCTTCATATGGGTCATGTGCGAAATTATGTAATAACAGACTTAATTGCACGATTTCAAAGATTTCAGGGCAAAGTAGTGTTACATCCGATGGGTTGGGACGCATTTGGTTTACCTGCTGAGAACGCGGCGATAGAAAGAGGAATAAATCCTGATAAGTGGACTAAACAAAATATCGCTCATATGAAATCACAATTAAAATTATTAGGTCTTTCTGTTGATTGGGATAGAGAATTTGCCACTTGTGATGAAAATTATTATGTATGGACTCAATTTTTATTTTTGGAATTACATAAAGCTGGTCTTGTTTATCAAAAGGAGTCTGAAGTAAATTGGGATCCGATTGATAATACTGTTTTAGCCAATGAGCAGGTTGATTCAGAAGGCAAATCATGGAGATCTGGAGCGATAGTTGAAAAGAAACTTTTAACTCAATGGTTTTTAAAAATTACTGATTATGCAGAAGAGTTATTGCAAGATTTAGAAAAATTAAATGAGTGGCCTGAAAGAGTTAAGATAATGCAGGAAAATTGGATTGGTAAATCAATAGGTACAAATATAAATTTTAAAATAAAAGAATTTAAAAAGGAAAAAATACAAGTATTCACAACAAGACCTGATACTTTATTTGGGGTAACTTATTTAGCAATATCAGTTAATCATCCATTAATTAAAAAAATATCTGATAATAAAATTTTAAGTAAACTAGAAAATTTAAAAATCTATTTACAAGAAAGTAAAGATAAAGATCAAAAAAAAATTGGTATTCCAACAAATTTAATAGCTATAAATCCAATAAATTCAAAGGAAATTCCTATCTTGATAGCAAGTTATGTTCTTGATGAATATGGAACTGGAGCTGTTATGGGAGTCCCAGCACATGATGAAAGGGATTTTGAATTTGCCAAAATCAATTCTATTGATATTAAACAAGTAATTATTAAGGAAAAAGATAAAATTACCAGCCAATTAACTAATGCTTTTACGGATAATGGTTTTTTAATCAACTCAAATAATTTTGATGGCTTAAATAATAGTGATGCCAAAAAACATATTTCAGAACATGGTGAACGAAATGGATGGGCTGAAAATAAAATTCAATTTCGTTTGAGAGATTGGTTAATTTCTAGGCAAAGATATTGGGGATGTCCAATTCCAATTATTAAGTGTACTAATTGTGGTTCTGTTCCAGTAAATAAAAAGGATATTCCAGTTAGATTACCAAATGAGATTAAAATATCCTCTAATAAAATTAATTCTCTAGGTAGTAATCAAAGTTGGATTAATACTACATGTCCAAAATGCGGTAATTTGGCGAGTAGAGAAACGGATACTATGGACACCTTCATGTGTTCATCATGGTATTTTTTAAGATATCCTTCATCAAAATCTTTAACAAAGCCTTTCGAAAAAGAAAAAATTAATAAATGGTTACCTGTTGATCAATATGTTGGAGGTGTAGAGCATGCAATTTTACATTTGCTTTATGCAAGATTTCTTACCAAAGCCTTAAGGGACAATAATCTTTTTGATATTGATGAACCATTTAAAAGGCTCTTGACACAAGGTATGGTTCAATCTGCAGCTTATAAAAATTCAATAACTGGAAAATATATCTCTCCAACTGATATTAAAGATATAACTAATCCAAAAGATCCAAAAGACAATTCAAAACTTGAAGTTCTTTTTGAAAAAATGTCAAAGTCAAAATATAACGGTATAGATCCTGAATCTGTAATAAAAAAATATGGAGCAGATACAGCAAGAATGTTTATTTTATTTAAAGCCCCTCCTGAAAAAGACCTCGAATGGGGAGATTCTGATGTAGAAGGTCAATATAGATTTCTATGTAGAATATGGAAACTTTTCTTAGATTACAGTAATAATGATATTACCCATGAAGCAGATAAACTTAAAAAAGAAAATGAAAGTTCATTATTAAAGTCTATAAATATTGCTATAAAAGAAATTTCTAATGATATAAAAAACAATCAATTTAATACAGCAATATCAGAATTAATGAAGTTTTATAATTCAATATCCTCGAACTTAAATTATGTAAATAAAGACTTAAGAAGAGAATCTCTTATGAAATTTTGTATATTATTAGCACCATTTGCTCCTCATATTTCCGATGAAATCTGGCATTTAATTGGTAATTCAAAATCTGTACACCTAGAAAAATGGCCAGTATTCGATGAAGATGCTCTAAAGGAAAATAGCTTTGAATTAGTAATTCAAATAAATGGAAAAGTAAGAGATAAAATTAATGTAGAAATTAATATTTCTGATGATGAAATTAAGGAAAAAACATTAATTAGACCTAATGTAAAAAAATGGATTGATAATAAAACAATCAGAAAAATAATAATTGTAAAAGGCAGAATTATAAATATTGTCGTTTAG